Within Oribacterium sp. oral taxon 102, the genomic segment ATCCTGTAGCTATATCATCTAGAATAAAAAAAGGCATCTTGTGCAATTGCCATATAATGTACCTCCTAGTTTATTTTCATACTGGGCTTTGTAAATTTCGCGAACAAATTCTATTACTATTTCTGTATAGCTTATTCTATTCTCTTACAACCACGTTGGGATTATGTAGAAATTCTCCCATTTGAACCGGGATATCATCAAAACACCATCTATAATTTTTAAACTTGAACCCCATTTCCAAAACCTGTTCAAGAATAAAATGCTCCATATCCTCATCTTTATTAAAATAAATTCCGCCGACTTTCTCACTTTTTTGCTTGGTATAGATCCTCATAAGCTCAGAAATATTTTTCCCTAGTATCTTGCTTAAAAATAACAAAGTTCCTGCTGAATAGTTATTCCTGATGCACTGATAAATTTGTTCGTTTATTTCATCATCTGTCATTGTATTAAAGTAAAAATCATTATTTAAAGATGTGTTTTTCCACGGTATCTGTTCTCCTTGTGTCATTTCAATAACATCATTACGAACTTCCTTGAACATATCCTCTATTTTAATATTAGGTCTAATTATATTCGGCAATAAACATTTCGTATAAACACTGTTTCCCCCTTCTGCCGAATCCGCTCTTGCAACTTTATTTGGTGCTGTAGCAAAAGCAATTAGTGTACCATTTCCAGCCGCTATTTCTGTTAATCCATTTCCCACAAAACCTTTTGCAAAATCCACGGATGACCTGCATGCATCTAATATCATAATTTTTCAATCTCTCTCTTTGGCATTAGCCTCTTCCTTCCTACATACATCCATTCCACTGCCTACAAACACCCAAAATGGTCGAATTGCCGGATTGGTTGTCATCACTTTCCGTTTTCTAAAAATCATCCAAAAATACCTGACATCTAATTCACTGTCTCAAATCGTGACATCTAATACGAGGTCACAACCTGACACATATTTTGCAGTGGATATGTTTCCATATAAAATAACCGGGCCTTTCCAGAAGTCAGGCTACTAATCCCAACTTCCGAAAAATCCCGGAAACACGCCGCTTTCTGGCACTTGATTTTATTTTCATGACATCAGTACTACCGTCTCCACATGGCACGATACCTTCTGATTGATGTCAGGTTCTGTTCCCGTTCGCGGAAACATATCCTGTCAAAACGGGAACAAGTCCACACCTCTGATATCGCGCATTCACAGCTTCAAACAGATACAATCTGTGACAAAATTGACATTCAAATCAAGGTCTTGACCATTGAAGTCTATGGGAACAAGTCTGTATAAGGCCTTTGCTATCTATATAATGCAAGGCAATTTTACACTGCTGCTCCCTGCCATTGTCTCGACAGTTGAGACAGTGAAAGCCGCTCAAGTTCTACACAATCCATCCGCTCTGACCGCTGATTGGTCATACACTCGCAGGGAGTTGAGTTGCCGGATTTCACCGTCTCGACCTGGCATCCGGTCCTTATTTCTTTGTGTTTTCTTCCAATTCCAGCAGATACTTATCAAAATCAGACATGAACAATCTATCCTGAATCACACGGTATTTTTCAAATTCTGTCTCAGCATGAAGCTTTGCAATTTCTGCGGACACCTTGCCTGCGTCCTGTAAAATGCCATAATCAAACATTTCGATGAAGCTGTTGAGTCTTTTCTCCCAATCCTGCATCGTAAGTGGAATATGCCGCAATGTCATGTTTTCAGCAAAATCCAAATATGCCGTAACCATACGATTCAGCTGCTTCATTTCATCCTGGCTTAGATAATTCTTAGCAACTGTAACATCGCTTTTCTTAATCTTTCCTTCCGGTGCATCTGCCCAGGTGGTTAATCCCATATGCTCTTTTGTGTGATCGGCTCTTTCCACGATCAGCTCAGCTGCTGTATGCCCATGCACTGCGTAATGCATTTTATTCTGAACGGTCGCATAGAATCTTCTCGTCGTTGCAGAATTTTTATCATAGTCAATGGCTGTCGCATACAAGTCAGTGATCTTCTGATAGAACTTTCTTTCGCTGGCACGAATCTCTCGAATGCGCTCTAATTGCTCATCGAAATACTTTTCTGTCAGATACGTTCCTCGTTTCAGCCGTTCATCATCCATGACCCAGCCTTTGATGGTGTAGTCCTTGGCGATCTGGTTTACCCATTTACGGAACTGTACGGCCCGCTCGGAATTGACCTTGAACCCTACGGCAATGATCATCTCCAGGGAGTAGTGATTTGTGCTATAGCTTTTTCCATCTGCGGCAGTTATCCGAAATTTTCGGATAACTGAATCCTCCTGCAACTCACTATCACTGAATATTTTCTTGACATGATAGTTTATGGTCCGAACATCCACATCATACAAAGAGGCCATCATCTTCTGTGTCAGCCATATATTTTCATCCTCGTAGCGCATCTCAATGCTGTCCTGCTGATCTCCCACTGAGGCAACATAGGTCAGATATTCCGCCGCGCTGGAGCGGATGGTTATTTCATCTTTTTTCTTTGCCAAATAGAATGCCTCCCTTCTTCAAATCACTAGATTCAACACTTTTTCTTATGACTACATAGGTCATGCAAATGGCTTCGAAGGCCACAAACACATCATAATCATCGTCGTTTTAATGAATATTACTGATCAGACTAAAGATTTACAAGGCCACCCTAAATATTTGCCAACTGTTGCAACCATGCCTAACCACACTGATAGTCCAGTATCTGGAATAATCTATTGTGTAAGAGCTGCAACAATGGCTGCAACTCACTTGTCATAATGAAATTTCTCCTTTACTCAATAACTCCATCGGTGTCAAAGATATGGTCAAGTTCATCCGTATTTATTGCATGAATAACTTTATCGCGGATGGCCGTCTTAGACATATCTAATCTCTTGAACTTTGGGTTTCCAGCAGCATCTTTGCTCATACGAATAAGCTGAATTTTTCCCACCCCCGGATTCTGCTTTGCATACTCTGCAAATCCCTTTGCTTTTCCAAGATTATCCTTGAAATCAGGATTGTGTGGTTCAAGAATATCAACAACATAACCTTGTACACTGTCTTTTCTTACTACTATAAAATCTGGATAAGTCGGCTTTATTTCACCATTAATTTCATAAGGGATACAAAGCCCCCACGATCCTCTAGAAGGATTACGAATCCAGCATACAAAATCCCCTCGTTTTTCTTCCTCTTCAATAACCCCGGCTTCCCATGTATTCAACTTCATAGTTGCAACACCGGTTATATCACTGACGAAGAGATGATCCCTGTATTCTTTTCCTCCCAATTCATGTGGTACCTGAATTGTCTCCGGCAAACGGAAATTGTGCTTACTCACTGGATCGCCATCAGAAACAATGCTGTCATACTCTTTACGGATTTTCTCTGAGTCTATAGTTGCAATATATCTACGATAATCGTCATTCAGTCCATGAAAGCGTGCCTCCGCATAGGAATGCAATCGATTCATACACTCTTCATCTGCTACGAAAAGGATAACATCGACTTTAAATGATGTCAGATCAGGCAAATCCATGTACTTGTTTCCATAGGCCATACCGATACCTTCTCGACCCAGCTTAACGTCGGCAATCTGGAATTGCCGTTCAATATCAGTATCTGTCGTTGTGAACAAATCATGCACTGAATAATTATCCACGGTTTCTCCAAAAGCATCGAAAATCTGAGTTGCCAACTTGAACTGCTTGACCTGCTGAACAAGATCATCATATTTTCCATCTGCCTTGAGGCCTTCCACATAGCTGTGGATCATCTCAACAATCTCATCCTGAACCTCCCGGATCGCCTCACGATGCAATCTGGACATTGTAAGAAGGTGGGCCATCCTGTACAAAGATTTCAGGTAGTTATTGATCCGAAGTGCTTTAACATTATAAGAAAGCAGACCAGCATCATTAATAAATTTCATAACTTCTTCACGGTCAAACAGATCTTCCTCTTCAGGCGTTTCTGCCTGTTTTGCCTGATAACTTTCCACAGTGCCAGTTTCGGATGACGTTTCCAAACCAGAAGACTGTGGTGTGACTGGTGCAGACTGAACAGAAGCTTTTGTATTTGTGCTCGACTGAATCTGGCTCTGTTCCGCCGTTTCTGCTTGCTGCGCTTGTCTATCAGTGGCTTGAGGCATTTGTATCGGAATCATATCGCTAGCTGACTCTATTGGTCCAGCCGACTGCTGTTTGTCTGCGCTCTGCCCAGAGAACACCTCAAATAGAGTCAGCTGTCCCGGCATCTGCTGCTCTTCCTTTTTCTTCTTTGGTCTAACAGTCAGCGTTTCAAATTTCTTTCCGGACAAAGACTCACCATAAATATCGGTCGGAATGTCTCCACCTTCTGTGCTCTGCAAGGCTTCCACAACGTCTTTGACAGTATTCTCATTGAAGTACGGCAAATAGAGATGCACGTCGTTCAAAACATCATCCACCTGAATATGCATCTGCATCGGCGTTCTTACCATTCGGCCGAGAAGCTGCGCAATGTATGTAGCATCATTAGCGTGTTTAAAGGACATCATGGTCTCTGCTCGCGGGCAATCCCATCCAGTAGAAAGATTCTCTTTGAAGAATACCACGCGGATATTTCTATCCTCAGCAATATTGGATGGTTCCTCATAACACACATCGAGTCCATTAGCAGTTAATGTGGCCGTCGTGCCACCGAAGGTATGAACTACCTGTCCACTTTCCAGCTTAAAGCCGGTACGTTCCTCGATCTTTGCAATACAGTCGTCCAGATTGGTATCCGTCAAAGCATCACCGGTTCCATTTAAAACCTGAATGATTAGGATTGGATTCACATAGGCGTAATGCTGTTCAAAGCAATACTGCGTCCAATGCTCCCACTTTTCTTTCCAATCATCTGCAGCAGCTTGCAAAATGGCCATATCATTATTGACTGTGCCTTCCTCCGGATAGGTGATAATGATTCTATCCTTCAAAAGCCCAGAAGCTCGCACCTCATCCGCCGTCACGATAGACTTGTGAATTGTAGAGGATGTGCCTTCGACCAGTGTATTGAACCTCTGTGTAGTAGCAGACATGCCTATGACAACAGGCATGGGCGGAATTCCGTCCTCATCACTACCCTTAATGAACTTCTGCATGATCGTGGTGGCCTTACTGGCCTCACGTCCCTGCATACCTCTGTGCGCTTCATCGATAATAAAGTACAGCCTGTCGCTCTTCTCCCGAACAGTATTTGCAATCGTCTGCCAAATTGTATAAGTCCTGCCATCTCCATTTTTCGTTAGCTTCGATGTAACAGAGAGCTTTTGCGTATTTAAGAAATAAATATGTCCGTCCTCGAAGTTCTCTTTGTCAAAAGAGTCCTCTGCCACCGTTACACACTGTGAAAGACGGATTTTATCAGCCTTAGAATCTATCTTCATCTTAGACTGCTCATTCAACTGTGGAGAGTCTGAAAGCCAAACGATGATTGCATCCGGCTGCTCCATATATTGTTCATCGCCGAAAAGAATAGACTCAATCATCGCAGACATGATGATGGTCTTTCCAGCTCCGGTCGGTGCAGTGAAAG encodes:
- a CDS encoding virulence RhuM family protein, with protein sequence MAKKKDEITIRSSAAEYLTYVASVGDQQDSIEMRYEDENIWLTQKMMASLYDVDVRTINYHVKKIFSDSELQEDSVIRKFRITAADGKSYSTNHYSLEMIIAVGFKVNSERAVQFRKWVNQIAKDYTIKGWVMDDERLKRGTYLTEKYFDEQLERIREIRASERKFYQKITDLYATAIDYDKNSATTRRFYATVQNKMHYAVHGHTAAELIVERADHTKEHMGLTTWADAPEGKIKKSDVTVAKNYLSQDEMKQLNRMVTAYLDFAENMTLRHIPLTMQDWEKRLNSFIEMFDYGILQDAGKVSAEIAKLHAETEFEKYRVIQDRLFMSDFDKYLLELEENTKK
- a CDS encoding DEAD/DEAH box helicase — protein: MKVELFPFQKRALVDIRMKTAEAMGSYHRTHAPQVVSFTAPTGAGKTIIMSAMIESILFGDEQYMEQPDAIIVWLSDSPQLNEQSKMKIDSKADKIRLSQCVTVAEDSFDKENFEDGHIYFLNTQKLSVTSKLTKNGDGRTYTIWQTIANTVREKSDRLYFIIDEAHRGMQGREASKATTIMQKFIKGSDEDGIPPMPVVIGMSATTQRFNTLVEGTSSTIHKSIVTADEVRASGLLKDRIIITYPEEGTVNNDMAILQAAADDWKEKWEHWTQYCFEQHYAYVNPILIIQVLNGTGDALTDTNLDDCIAKIEERTGFKLESGQVVHTFGGTTATLTANGLDVCYEEPSNIAEDRNIRVVFFKENLSTGWDCPRAETMMSFKHANDATYIAQLLGRMVRTPMQMHIQVDDVLNDVHLYLPYFNENTVKDVVEALQSTEGGDIPTDIYGESLSGKKFETLTVRPKKKKEEQQMPGQLTLFEVFSGQSADKQQSAGPIESASDMIPIQMPQATDRQAQQAETAEQSQIQSSTNTKASVQSAPVTPQSSGLETSSETGTVESYQAKQAETPEEEDLFDREEVMKFINDAGLLSYNVKALRINNYLKSLYRMAHLLTMSRLHREAIREVQDEIVEMIHSYVEGLKADGKYDDLVQQVKQFKLATQIFDAFGETVDNYSVHDLFTTTDTDIERQFQIADVKLGREGIGMAYGNKYMDLPDLTSFKVDVILFVADEECMNRLHSYAEARFHGLNDDYRRYIATIDSEKIRKEYDSIVSDGDPVSKHNFRLPETIQVPHELGGKEYRDHLFVSDITGVATMKLNTWEAGVIEEEEKRGDFVCWIRNPSRGSWGLCIPYEINGEIKPTYPDFIVVRKDSVQGYVVDILEPHNPDFKDNLGKAKGFAEYAKQNPGVGKIQLIRMSKDAAGNPKFKRLDMSKTAIRDKVIHAINTDELDHIFDTDGVIE
- a CDS encoding caspase family protein — translated: MILDACRSSVDFAKGFVGNGLTEIAAGNGTLIAFATAPNKVARADSAEGGNSVYTKCLLPNIIRPNIKIEDMFKEVRNDVIEMTQGEQIPWKNTSLNNDFYFNTMTDDEINEQIYQCIRNNYSAGTLLFLSKILGKNISELMRIYTKQKSEKVGGIYFNKDEDMEHFILEQVLEMGFKFKNYRWCFDDIPVQMGEFLHNPNVVVRE